In one Shinella zoogloeoides genomic region, the following are encoded:
- a CDS encoding RsmB/NOP family class I SAM-dependent RNA methyltransferase → MRLGGRLSGAIEVLTDIETRRRPVADALKDWGLSHRFAGSGDRAAIGNIVYDALRMKLSHAFLMDDDSPTALGYAVLLRQWGLAPETLAGEFDGDRFAPEPLSDEKLAAFRARALDEAAPHVQGDIPEWIQPSFETNFSGDWLAEAKALAGRPTLDLRANTLKAGRDKVLKALERNAAVASAIARQGIRIPAGEGPARLPNVTADLAFQKGWFEVQDEGSQIVADLVAPQEGEQVLDFCAGGGGKTLAMAAAMNNKGQVHAYDTDRKRLAPIIERLKRAGTRNVQVHEDISSLSPLKARFDRVLVDAPCTGTGTWRRRPDTKWRLTEKNLEERLVQQQEALANASAFVRPGGFLLYVTCSILPQENEEQVHGFCKNNPEFEILSAADTWQKLFGAGEPQPWSRDGRTVTLTPASTDTDGFFFCAMGRKA, encoded by the coding sequence ATGCGATTGGGTGGGCGGCTCTCGGGAGCCATCGAGGTTCTGACCGATATCGAGACCCGGCGGCGTCCCGTCGCCGATGCGCTCAAGGACTGGGGCCTCTCCCATCGGTTCGCCGGTTCCGGCGACCGCGCCGCGATCGGCAATATCGTATACGACGCGCTGCGCATGAAACTGTCGCACGCCTTCCTGATGGACGACGACAGCCCCACGGCCCTCGGCTATGCGGTGCTGCTGCGCCAGTGGGGTCTTGCACCGGAAACGCTTGCCGGCGAATTCGACGGCGACCGCTTTGCCCCCGAGCCGCTTTCCGACGAAAAGCTGGCCGCCTTTCGCGCCCGCGCGCTCGATGAAGCCGCGCCGCATGTGCAGGGCGACATCCCCGAATGGATCCAGCCTTCCTTCGAGACGAATTTCTCCGGCGACTGGCTGGCCGAGGCCAAGGCGCTCGCCGGCCGGCCGACGCTGGACCTGCGCGCGAACACCCTCAAGGCGGGCCGTGACAAGGTGCTGAAAGCGCTCGAGCGCAACGCGGCGGTCGCCTCGGCCATCGCCCGCCAGGGCATCCGCATTCCGGCCGGCGAAGGCCCGGCGCGTCTGCCCAACGTCACCGCCGACCTCGCCTTCCAGAAGGGCTGGTTCGAGGTGCAGGACGAAGGCTCTCAGATCGTCGCCGACCTCGTCGCGCCTCAAGAGGGCGAGCAGGTGCTCGACTTCTGCGCAGGCGGCGGCGGCAAGACGCTCGCCATGGCGGCCGCGATGAACAACAAGGGCCAGGTGCATGCCTACGACACCGACCGCAAGCGCCTCGCCCCGATCATCGAGCGGCTGAAGCGCGCCGGCACCCGCAATGTCCAGGTCCACGAGGACATTTCCAGCCTCTCGCCGCTGAAGGCCCGCTTCGACCGCGTGCTGGTCGATGCGCCCTGCACCGGCACCGGCACCTGGCGCCGGCGGCCGGACACCAAATGGCGCCTCACCGAGAAGAACCTCGAAGAGCGCCTGGTGCAGCAGCAGGAGGCGCTTGCCAATGCCAGCGCCTTCGTGCGCCCCGGCGGCTTCCTGCTCTACGTCACCTGTTCGATCCTGCCGCAGGAGAACGAGGAACAGGTACACGGCTTCTGCAAGAACAATCCGGAATTCGAGATCCTGTCGGCCGCCGACACCTGGCAGAAGCTCTTCGGCGCCGGCGAGCCGCAGCCCTGGTCCCGCGACGGCAGGACCGTCACGCTGACGCCGGCCTCGACCGATACGGACGGTTTCTTCTTCTGCGCGATGGGCCGCAAGGCCTGA
- a CDS encoding septal ring lytic transglycosylase RlpA family protein, producing the protein MMLKLSSLVLASLVTASSTFVTFSDAQAAGCGRASWYALHSRTASGERMNPNLMTAAHRSLRFGTKVKVTNAKNGKSVVVRINDRGPFIRGRVLDLSKAAASNIGMVRSGHAKICYEVIG; encoded by the coding sequence ATGATGCTCAAGCTCTCCAGCCTCGTGCTTGCTTCTCTCGTCACCGCCTCCTCCACCTTCGTTACATTCTCTGATGCCCAGGCCGCCGGCTGCGGCCGCGCCTCGTGGTATGCGCTGCATTCGCGCACGGCGTCCGGCGAGCGCATGAATCCGAACCTCATGACCGCCGCCCACCGGAGTTTGCGCTTCGGCACCAAGGTGAAGGTGACCAACGCGAAAAACGGCAAGAGCGTGGTGGTGCGCATCAACGATCGTGGCCCGTTCATCCGCGGCCGCGTGCTCGACCTTTCGAAGGCCGCCGCGTCGAACATCGGCATGGTCCGCTCCGGCCACGCCAAGATCTGCTACGAAGTCATCGGCTGA
- a CDS encoding SDR family oxidoreductase, translating to MKHLLILGAGFSGKAIGDVFRQAGFSVSGTTRSADKAESLRQLGIEPILYDGGAVSDALAADMARATHVVQSIAPGKDGDPLFRPGAPALASLMPRLEWAGYLSTVGVYGDHKGGWVDEETVMNPVSARSVERVEAENHWLAFGTASGLPVAVLRLAGIYGPGRNALRNMEEGTARRLIKKDQVFNRIRVEDIGRSALFLADRHLGGVWNITDDEPGPPQDVVAEAARLMGLPIPPDISFETAELSPMARSFYGENKRVSNAKLKAAGFEFRFPNYHQSLAELYSSGRWRG from the coding sequence ATGAAACACCTCCTGATCCTCGGCGCCGGCTTTTCCGGCAAGGCCATAGGCGACGTTTTCCGGCAGGCCGGCTTTTCCGTCTCCGGCACGACCCGTTCCGCCGACAAGGCCGAAAGCCTTCGCCAGCTCGGGATCGAGCCGATCCTCTACGATGGCGGCGCGGTTTCGGACGCTCTTGCCGCCGACATGGCGCGCGCCACCCATGTCGTGCAGTCGATCGCACCCGGCAAGGACGGTGATCCGCTGTTCCGCCCCGGAGCGCCCGCGCTCGCTTCCCTGATGCCGAGGCTCGAATGGGCGGGCTATCTGTCCACCGTCGGCGTCTATGGCGATCACAAGGGCGGCTGGGTGGACGAGGAGACCGTGATGAACCCCGTTTCCGCCCGCTCCGTCGAGCGGGTCGAGGCGGAGAACCACTGGCTCGCCTTCGGCACGGCATCCGGCCTGCCCGTCGCGGTGTTGCGCCTTGCCGGCATCTATGGGCCGGGCCGCAACGCGTTGCGCAACATGGAAGAGGGCACCGCCCGCCGCCTCATCAAGAAGGACCAGGTATTCAACCGCATCCGCGTCGAAGACATCGGCCGCTCGGCCCTCTTCCTCGCCGACAGGCATCTCGGCGGCGTGTGGAACATCACCGACGACGAGCCCGGCCCGCCGCAGGACGTGGTAGCGGAGGCCGCGCGGCTGATGGGCCTGCCGATCCCGCCGGACATTTCTTTCGAAACGGCGGAACTTTCCCCCATGGCCCGGTCTTTCTATGGTGAGAACAAGCGCGTCTCGAACGCGAAACTGAAGGCTGCGGGCTTTGAATTCCGCTTCCCGAATTACCACCAGTCGCTCGCCGAGTTGTACTCGTCCGGGCGCTGGAGGGGTTGA
- the queG gene encoding tRNA epoxyqueuosine(34) reductase QueG translates to MSGEERQRRRLTDFVKAEAADKGFDLCRITGPDSIPEAPARLTDFLAAGYHGTMDWMAETEARRADPRVLWSEVRSVVLFGMNYGPEHDPRAVLETPDRAAISVYAQNRDYHDIIKGKLKEVATRFAARGGADVKVFVDTAPVMEKPLAAAAGLGWQGKHTNLVSRTHGSWLFLGSLFTTADLLRDEPERDHCGSCRACLDSCPTDAFPAPYKLDARRCISYLTIEHKGTIDPALRPRIGNRIYGCDDCLAACPWNKFAAAASEMKLVAREELKAPAIADLLTLDDPGFRTHFSGSPVKRIGRDRFVRNVLIAAGNSGERGLIEHCTRLADDAAPVVRGMAAWALSRLMDAGEFERFAAGRVEDADDDVRAEYERAKADAR, encoded by the coding sequence ATGTCGGGCGAGGAGAGGCAACGCCGCCGCCTGACCGATTTCGTCAAGGCGGAAGCGGCGGACAAGGGGTTCGACCTCTGTCGCATCACCGGCCCCGACTCCATTCCCGAGGCGCCGGCGCGCCTCACGGATTTCCTTGCCGCCGGCTATCACGGCACCATGGACTGGATGGCCGAAACCGAGGCGCGCCGGGCCGATCCGCGCGTGCTGTGGAGCGAGGTGCGCTCCGTCGTGCTGTTCGGCATGAACTACGGCCCTGAGCACGATCCGCGCGCCGTGCTCGAAACGCCGGACCGCGCGGCGATCTCCGTCTACGCGCAGAACCGCGACTATCACGACATCATCAAGGGCAAGCTCAAGGAAGTGGCGACGCGCTTTGCCGCGCGTGGCGGGGCCGACGTCAAGGTCTTCGTCGATACGGCGCCGGTGATGGAAAAGCCGCTGGCGGCGGCGGCCGGCCTCGGCTGGCAGGGCAAGCACACCAACCTCGTCAGCCGCACGCATGGCTCCTGGCTCTTCCTCGGCAGCCTCTTCACCACCGCCGATCTCTTGCGCGACGAGCCGGAGCGCGACCATTGCGGCTCGTGCAGGGCGTGCCTCGATTCCTGTCCGACGGACGCCTTCCCCGCGCCCTACAAGCTCGATGCGCGGCGCTGCATCTCCTATCTCACCATCGAGCACAAGGGCACGATCGATCCGGCCCTGCGCCCGAGGATCGGCAACCGCATCTACGGCTGCGACGATTGCCTCGCCGCTTGTCCCTGGAACAAGTTCGCCGCCGCGGCCTCCGAGATGAAACTGGTGGCGCGCGAAGAACTGAAAGCTCCCGCCATCGCCGATCTCCTGACGCTCGACGATCCCGGCTTCCGCACCCATTTTTCCGGCTCGCCCGTCAAGCGCATCGGCCGGGACCGTTTCGTGCGCAACGTCCTGATCGCCGCAGGCAATTCCGGCGAACGCGGCCTGATCGAGCACTGCACCCGCCTTGCCGACGATGCCGCGCCCGTGGTGCGCGGCATGGCCGCATGGGCGCTCTCCCGCCTGATGGACGCTGGCGAATTCGAGAGATTTGCGGCAGGAAGGGTGGAGGACGCGGACGACGACGTGCGCGCGGAATACGAAAGAGCGAAGGCGGACGCACGATGA
- a CDS encoding glutathione S-transferase family protein, which produces MPTLYQHPMSSASRFVRLILAEYGFQTELADEQPWENRRDFLALNPAGTLPVYVDDSMRALCGASIISEYLDETHGVLKRDRRLLAEDPFQRAEIRRLTEWFMQKMEQDVTRPLVRERIFKLQMTPDQGGGPPDSKILRNSRANIRQHMKYLSWLAGSRTYLAGDRLSYADLAAAAAISVLDYMGEINWADAPQAKEWYQRLKSRPSFRPLLAERVRGVTPVSHYADLDF; this is translated from the coding sequence ATGCCCACACTCTATCAACACCCGATGTCTTCGGCCTCCCGCTTCGTCCGCCTCATCCTGGCGGAATACGGCTTCCAGACGGAACTTGCCGACGAGCAGCCTTGGGAAAACCGCCGCGATTTTCTCGCTCTCAACCCGGCCGGCACGCTGCCCGTCTATGTCGATGACAGCATGCGGGCGCTCTGTGGCGCGAGCATTATCTCGGAATATCTCGACGAGACGCACGGCGTCCTCAAGCGCGACCGCCGTCTCCTCGCCGAGGACCCGTTCCAGCGCGCGGAAATCCGCCGCCTCACGGAATGGTTCATGCAGAAGATGGAGCAGGACGTCACGCGTCCCCTGGTGCGCGAGCGCATTTTCAAGCTGCAGATGACGCCCGACCAGGGCGGCGGGCCGCCGGACAGCAAGATCCTGCGCAATTCGCGCGCCAATATCCGCCAGCACATGAAGTATCTGTCCTGGCTTGCCGGCTCGCGCACCTATCTTGCCGGCGACCGGCTGAGCTATGCCGACCTTGCCGCCGCGGCCGCCATTTCGGTGCTCGACTATATGGGCGAGATCAACTGGGCCGATGCGCCGCAGGCCAAGGAATGGTACCAGCGGCTGAAATCCCGCCCGTCCTTCCGTCCGCTGCTGGCCGAGCGCGTGCGCGGCGTCACCCCCGTCTCGCACTACGCGGACCTGGACTTCTGA
- a CDS encoding undecaprenyl-diphosphate phosphatase, whose amino-acid sequence MADQSIVSALILGLIEGLTEFIPVSSTGHILLAGHFLGFKSPGNTFAVLIQLGAILAILSVYTAKLLRIAFALPTSPEARRFVISVLVAFLPAAVIGALAHDFIKSVLFETPMLICVVLIVGGIILYVIDQLPLKPRYTDAMQYPPSLAFKIGLCQCLAMIPGTSRSGATIAGALLMGTDKRSAAEFSFFLAMPTMVGAFALDLYKNRDALSSDDLLVIGVGFAAAFVAGLFVVRKLLDFVSRRGFTLFAIWRIVVGTLGLIALLVWG is encoded by the coding sequence ATGGCAGACCAGTCCATCGTCAGCGCCCTCATCCTCGGTCTCATCGAGGGCCTGACAGAATTCATCCCGGTATCCTCCACCGGTCATATCCTGCTGGCCGGGCACTTTCTCGGCTTCAAGTCGCCGGGCAACACCTTCGCCGTCCTGATCCAGCTCGGCGCGATTCTCGCGATCCTCTCGGTCTATACCGCAAAGCTGTTGCGCATCGCCTTCGCGCTGCCCACGAGCCCCGAGGCACGGCGCTTCGTCATCAGCGTGCTTGTCGCCTTCCTGCCGGCTGCCGTCATCGGCGCGCTGGCGCATGATTTCATCAAGTCCGTGCTCTTCGAAACGCCGATGCTGATCTGCGTCGTGCTGATCGTCGGCGGCATCATTCTCTACGTGATCGACCAGCTTCCGCTGAAGCCGCGTTATACGGACGCGATGCAGTATCCGCCGTCGCTCGCCTTCAAGATCGGCCTGTGCCAGTGCCTCGCGATGATCCCCGGCACATCGCGTTCCGGCGCGACGATCGCCGGCGCCCTGCTGATGGGCACGGACAAGCGCTCGGCGGCGGAATTCTCGTTCTTCCTCGCAATGCCCACCATGGTCGGCGCCTTCGCGCTCGATCTCTACAAGAACCGCGATGCGCTCTCGTCGGACGACCTGCTCGTCATCGGCGTCGGCTTTGCCGCCGCCTTCGTCGCCGGGCTCTTCGTCGTGCGCAAGCTGCTCGACTTCGTGTCGCGCCGCGGCTTCACGCTCTTCGCCATCTGGCGGATCGTCGTCGGCACGCTGGGCCTGATCGCCCTGTTGGTCTGGGGATGA
- a CDS encoding complex I NDUFA9 subunit family protein, which yields MTLSNLPPLVTVFGGSGFVGRHVVRALARRGYRIRVAVRRPDLAGFLQPIGGVGQISCVQANLRYRQSVDRAVEGSDHVINCVGVLFESGRNTFDAVQDFGARAVAEAARAVGAKLTHISAIGADEKSASAYARTKGRGEAAVLRTLPDAVILRPSIVFGPEDGFFNKFATMARYAPALPLIGGGNTRFQPVYVADVAEAVARSVDGSIERGRIYELGGPEVLTFRQCLELMLRVVDRKKPLVSLPFGIASLIGSIASLVPFITPPLTSDQVTLLRSDNIVSDAARSEGRTLEAIGIEPVLAEVILPSYLVRYRQQGQFTKIDRTA from the coding sequence ATGACCTTGTCCAACCTTCCGCCGCTCGTCACCGTCTTCGGCGGCTCGGGCTTCGTCGGGCGTCATGTGGTGCGCGCGCTGGCGCGCCGCGGCTACCGCATCCGCGTCGCCGTGCGCCGCCCGGATCTTGCCGGCTTCCTGCAGCCGATCGGCGGCGTCGGCCAGATCTCCTGCGTCCAGGCGAACCTGCGCTATCGCCAGTCCGTCGACCGCGCCGTCGAGGGCTCCGACCACGTCATCAACTGTGTCGGCGTGCTTTTCGAGAGCGGCCGCAACACCTTCGACGCCGTCCAGGATTTCGGCGCCCGCGCCGTTGCCGAGGCCGCCCGCGCCGTCGGTGCCAAGCTCACCCATATTTCCGCGATCGGCGCCGACGAGAAGTCCGCCTCCGCCTATGCCCGCACCAAGGGCCGCGGCGAAGCGGCGGTGCTGCGCACCCTGCCGGATGCCGTCATCCTGCGACCCTCCATCGTCTTCGGCCCGGAAGACGGCTTCTTCAACAAGTTCGCCACCATGGCGCGCTATGCGCCGGCGCTGCCGCTCATCGGCGGCGGCAACACCAGGTTCCAGCCGGTCTATGTCGCCGACGTCGCCGAAGCGGTCGCCCGCTCGGTGGACGGCTCGATAGAGCGCGGCCGCATCTACGAGCTCGGCGGCCCTGAAGTGCTGACCTTCCGCCAGTGTCTCGAATTGATGCTGCGCGTGGTCGACCGCAAGAAGCCGCTCGTCTCGCTGCCTTTCGGCATCGCCTCGCTGATCGGCTCCATCGCCTCTCTGGTGCCCTTCATCACGCCGCCGCTGACCTCCGACCAAGTCACGCTGCTGCGCTCGGACAATATCGTCTCGGACGCCGCCCGCAGCGAAGGCCGCACGCTGGAGGCCATCGGCATCGAGCCGGTCCTGGCAGAGGTGATCCTGCCGAGCTATCTCGTGCGCTACCGCCAGCAGGGCCAGTTCACCAAGATCGACCGCACGGCCTGA
- a CDS encoding DUF1330 domain-containing protein yields the protein MPKGYWIAQVDVRDAERYKDYVAAAKPAFEKYGAKFIARGGAFERLEGRVRARNVIIEFPSLAAAVDCYNSPEYQIAAAIRQEVADAEMVVVEGL from the coding sequence ATGCCGAAGGGCTACTGGATTGCACAGGTCGACGTGCGCGACGCCGAGCGCTACAAGGACTATGTCGCCGCCGCCAAGCCGGCCTTCGAGAAATACGGCGCGAAGTTCATCGCCCGCGGGGGCGCTTTCGAACGACTGGAAGGCCGCGTGCGCGCCCGCAACGTGATCATCGAGTTCCCCTCATTGGCCGCGGCCGTCGACTGCTACAACTCGCCGGAATACCAGATCGCCGCCGCCATACGCCAGGAAGTGGCGGACGCGGAAATGGTGGTCGTCGAGGGGCTCTGA
- the pyrF gene encoding orotidine-5'-phosphate decarboxylase yields MSARDRLIVGLDVPTIAEAEKVVRTLGSTALFYKIGYQLVFAGGLEFARDLAKDGKKVFLDMKLLDIDNTVAKGVENIVKMGMSMLTLHAYPKAMAAAVSAAKGSDLCLLGVTVLTSMDAKDVIDAGYEYDPHTLVLRRAEQARIASMGGVVCSAEEASAVRKIVGPDMAIVTPGIRPAGAELGDQKRVMTPADALKAGSSHLVVARPIVKAADPLAATRAILAEMDGALTA; encoded by the coding sequence ATGTCCGCGCGCGACCGCCTGATCGTTGGCCTCGATGTACCCACCATCGCGGAGGCGGAAAAGGTGGTCCGGACGCTCGGTAGCACCGCCCTCTTCTACAAGATCGGCTATCAGCTCGTCTTCGCCGGCGGCCTGGAATTTGCCCGTGACCTTGCCAAGGACGGCAAGAAGGTCTTTCTCGACATGAAGCTGCTCGACATCGACAACACGGTGGCCAAGGGCGTCGAGAACATCGTCAAGATGGGCATGTCCATGCTCACCCTGCACGCCTATCCGAAGGCGATGGCCGCCGCCGTTTCGGCCGCAAAGGGCTCCGACCTCTGCCTCCTCGGCGTCACGGTGCTCACTTCCATGGACGCAAAGGACGTCATCGACGCCGGCTACGAATACGATCCGCATACGCTCGTGCTGCGCCGTGCCGAACAGGCGCGCATCGCCAGCATGGGCGGCGTCGTCTGCTCCGCCGAAGAGGCGAGCGCCGTGCGCAAGATCGTCGGCCCCGACATGGCGATCGTCACCCCTGGCATCCGCCCGGCCGGCGCGGAACTCGGCGACCAGAAGCGCGTGATGACGCCGGCCGATGCGCTGAAGGCCGGCTCCAGCCACCTCGTCGTCGCCCGCCCGATCGTCAAGGCCGCCGATCCGCTGGCCGCCACCCGCGCGATCCTCGCCGAAATGGACGGCGCACTCACAGCATAG
- a CDS encoding histidine phosphatase family protein: protein MFALYITHPQVLIDPAVPVPDWGLSERGRERALLAAAAEWAGGIGRFVASTERKAIETADIVSAGRRPVETDHAMGENDRSATGFLPPDAFEKAADWFFAHPEESFHGWERAVDAQARIVSAVERALTGHDPAIPVAFVGHGGVGTLLKCHLKGTPIKRDGDQPPGGGNLFAFRLADRAVTCDWTPMESWKGM from the coding sequence ATGTTCGCACTCTACATCACCCATCCGCAGGTCCTGATCGATCCGGCCGTGCCGGTGCCCGATTGGGGCCTTTCGGAGCGCGGGCGGGAGCGCGCCCTGCTTGCGGCAGCGGCGGAGTGGGCCGGCGGGATCGGCCGCTTCGTCGCGAGCACCGAACGCAAGGCGATCGAGACGGCGGATATCGTTTCCGCCGGCCGCCGCCCGGTCGAGACCGACCATGCCATGGGCGAAAACGACCGTTCCGCCACCGGCTTCCTGCCGCCGGACGCCTTCGAGAAGGCGGCCGACTGGTTCTTCGCCCATCCCGAGGAGAGCTTTCACGGCTGGGAGCGCGCGGTGGACGCGCAGGCGCGTATCGTCTCGGCCGTCGAGCGGGCGCTCACAGGCCATGACCCGGCCATTCCCGTCGCTTTCGTCGGCCATGGCGGCGTCGGCACGCTGCTGAAATGCCACCTCAAGGGAACGCCGATCAAGCGCGACGGCGACCAGCCGCCGGGCGGCGGCAATCTTTTCGCTTTCCGTCTTGCGGACCGCGCCGTCACATGCGACTGGACGCCAATGGAATCTTGGAAGGGGATGTGA
- the pmtA gene encoding phospholipid N-methyltransferase PmtA: MTLRVKVKERLGKKFDDEIRFFKGWMSNTRAVGSIIPTSSVTARRMASVIDSTSGLPVLELGPGTGVITKAILGTGLAPEKLTSVEFSTDFYNHLVERFHGVNFINGDAFDLDRALGDLRDATFDSVISAVPLLNFPMHKRVSLIEDLLSRIPAGRPVVQISYGPLSPVVAMPDRYQITHLDFVVRNIPPAQLWTYRRTH, encoded by the coding sequence ATGACGTTGCGCGTGAAGGTGAAGGAACGGCTGGGCAAGAAGTTCGACGACGAAATCCGCTTCTTCAAGGGCTGGATGAGCAATACGAGGGCCGTCGGCTCGATCATTCCCACCTCCTCGGTCACCGCGCGCCGCATGGCGAGCGTCATCGATTCCACCTCCGGCCTGCCGGTTCTCGAACTCGGCCCCGGCACCGGCGTCATCACCAAGGCGATCCTCGGAACCGGCCTTGCCCCGGAAAAACTCACCTCGGTCGAGTTCTCCACGGATTTCTACAATCATCTCGTCGAGCGCTTCCACGGCGTCAATTTCATCAACGGCGATGCCTTCGACCTCGACAGGGCCCTCGGCGATCTGCGCGACGCGACCTTCGACAGCGTCATCTCCGCCGTGCCGCTGCTGAACTTCCCGATGCACAAGCGCGTGTCGCTGATCGAGGATCTTCTCTCCCGCATCCCCGCCGGCCGCCCCGTCGTGCAGATCTCCTACGGGCCGCTTTCGCCCGTCGTCGCCATGCCCGACCGCTACCAGATCACGCATCTCGACTTTGTCGTGCGCAACATCCCGCCGGCGCAGCTATGGACCTACCGCCGCACCCATTGA
- the dnaN gene encoding DNA polymerase III subunit beta, protein MRITLERSNLLKSLNHVHRVVERRNTIPILSNVLLRSDGASLDMKATDLDLEITEATPAQVEQAGATTVPAHLLYDIVRKLSDGSEVLLATSVDGASMTVASGRSKFSLQCLPQSDFPDLTAGSFSHTFRLKATDLKMLIDRTQFAISTEETRYYLNGIFIHTIESNGQLKLRAVATDGHRLARADVEAPSGSEGMPGIIIPRKTVGELQKLVDNPDLVVTVEVSDAKIRFTIGSIVLTSKLIDGTFPDYQRVIPANNDKELKIDCQSFAQAVDRVSTISSERGRAVKLALADGQLTLTVNNPDSGSATEELAVGYDNDPLEIGFNAKYLLDITAQLSGSEAVFMLADPGSPTLVRDLAGDDALYVLMPMRV, encoded by the coding sequence ATGCGCATTACTCTCGAGCGGTCCAACCTTCTGAAGTCGCTGAACCACGTCCATCGCGTGGTCGAACGGCGCAACACGATCCCGATCCTCTCGAACGTGCTCCTGCGCTCGGACGGCGCCAGCCTCGACATGAAGGCGACCGACCTCGACCTCGAGATCACCGAGGCGACGCCCGCCCAGGTGGAGCAGGCCGGCGCAACGACCGTCCCGGCCCATCTTCTCTACGACATCGTGCGCAAGCTTTCCGACGGTTCGGAAGTGCTGCTGGCCACGAGCGTCGACGGCGCCTCGATGACGGTCGCCTCGGGCCGCTCGAAATTCTCGCTGCAATGCCTGCCGCAGTCGGACTTCCCGGACCTCACCGCCGGCAGCTTCTCGCACACCTTCCGCCTCAAGGCGACGGATCTCAAGATGCTGATCGATCGCACGCAGTTCGCGATCTCGACGGAGGAGACCCGCTACTACCTCAATGGTATCTTCATCCACACGATCGAGAGCAACGGCCAGCTGAAGCTGCGCGCCGTCGCCACAGACGGCCACCGTCTCGCCCGCGCCGACGTCGAGGCGCCGTCCGGCTCCGAAGGCATGCCGGGCATCATCATCCCGCGCAAGACGGTCGGCGAGCTGCAGAAGCTGGTCGACAACCCGGATCTCGTCGTCACCGTGGAAGTGTCCGACGCGAAGATCCGCTTCACCATCGGCTCGATCGTGCTGACCTCCAAGCTGATCGACGGCACCTTCCCGGATTACCAGCGCGTGATCCCGGCCAACAACGACAAGGAACTGAAGATCGACTGCCAGTCCTTCGCACAGGCCGTCGACCGCGTTTCCACCATTTCCTCCGAGCGCGGCCGCGCCGTGAAGCTGGCGCTCGCCGACGGGCAGCTGACGCTGACCGTCAACAACCCGGACTCGGGCAGCGCGACCGAAGAACTGGCGGTCGGCTACGATAACGATCCGCTCGAAATCGGCTTCAACGCCAAATACCTGCTCGACATCACCGCGCAGCTTTCCGGCTCGGAAGCCGTGTTCATGCTGGCCGATCCGGGCTCGCCGACGCTGGTGCGCGACCTTGCCGGCGACGACGCGCTCTACGTGCTCATGCCGATGCGCGTGTAG
- the rsmI gene encoding 16S rRNA (cytidine(1402)-2'-O)-methyltransferase, protein MREDMTASGAGEGGKTFRLHNAVIPARPLEPALYLVATPIGNLSDITLRALETLAGADVLACEDTRVTRVLLDRYGIVNRPYAYHEYNADEAGPRLIAALDAGKSVALVSDAGTPLVSDPGYRLALLAIAAGHRVVPIPGASAPLAALVGSGLPNDAFFFAGFLPSKDKARRDRLAELAQVPATLLFFESPHRIAATVAAAAEVLGDERPACVCRELTKTFEEFRRGTLGDLAAHYGDGHTVKGEIVFVIGPPGEAAAPEAEDVDRLLAALVKDMSAGKAATEAARQTGLPRRDLYQRLIDLKGGDAG, encoded by the coding sequence ATGCGGGAAGACATGACGGCAAGCGGGGCGGGCGAGGGCGGAAAGACGTTTCGCCTGCACAATGCCGTCATCCCGGCCCGGCCGCTGGAGCCGGCGCTCTACCTGGTCGCGACGCCCATCGGCAATCTCTCCGATATCACGCTGCGGGCGCTCGAAACGCTGGCCGGCGCCGATGTGCTCGCCTGCGAGGACACGCGCGTGACCCGCGTGCTGCTCGACCGCTACGGCATCGTCAACCGGCCCTATGCCTATCACGAATACAATGCGGACGAGGCGGGGCCTCGGCTCATCGCCGCGCTGGACGCCGGCAAGTCCGTGGCGCTGGTCTCCGATGCCGGCACGCCGCTCGTCTCCGATCCGGGTTACCGGCTGGCGTTGCTCGCCATCGCCGCCGGCCACCGCGTCGTGCCCATTCCCGGTGCCTCCGCGCCGCTCGCCGCGCTCGTCGGCTCGGGCCTGCCGAACGACGCCTTCTTCTTCGCCGGCTTCCTGCCCTCCAAGGACAAGGCGCGGCGCGACCGCCTCGCCGAGCTCGCGCAGGTTCCCGCGACACTGCTGTTCTTCGAATCGCCGCATCGCATCGCCGCGACGGTGGCGGCCGCGGCCGAGGTGCTGGGCGACGAGCGTCCGGCCTGCGTCTGCCGGGAACTGACCAAGACCTTCGAGGAATTCCGCAGAGGCACGCTCGGCGACCTCGCGGCCCATTATGGCGACGGCCACACCGTCAAGGGCGAGATCGTCTTCGTCATCGGCCCGCCGGGCGAGGCGGCAGCACCCGAGGCCGAGGATGTCGACCGGCTGCTGGCGGCGCTCGTCAAGGACATGTCGGCCGGCAAGGCGGCGACCGAGGCGGCGCGCCAGACCGGCCTGCCGCGCCGCGACCTCTACCAGCGCCTCATCGATTTGAAGGGCGGCGATGCGGGATAG